The Periplaneta americana isolate PAMFEO1 chromosome 16, P.americana_PAMFEO1_priV1, whole genome shotgun sequence genome segment tattaatgcctaataggatttttgaGCATAACGTACATCTATGTTCtctccttctaaacagcaaaaaaattcttcctcccatttctcatgaaataatcgttttctaacacgtacacactgctttgataatgccattatgccaccactgatattgcttatgaaactgatatagaacctgcccacgctcaggagctgcgtgagggaggaatggggactgtgaagatgtcactcagagcgataaactctgtgaaggtcagtgaggtattatttctcaagtgaggcacgatgcccatctatggATTAGGGACATAACAATATTTGGTTTAAGGGCATGACAATATTAGGACATTAATTCTCCCTCGTACCTCTTTCTCAGGACTAGGTGCAATAAAGTTTACTTGCATTGTAACGCTTAATATCTTTTGTATTACATACAACTCTCGTGCATGGAGCAAGTTTTAAATATCAGGTGTCAGTAGCAGTTTCTTAGCCAGCGCTTTAAAAGCTCGACTTGCTGATAATTATCAGCAACAGATTTGCACTCCCACCCTATAGAAAGCAGGTCGGGTGCGCGTattgtaattgaaaaaaaaaatgaggtcaTTATATTGAACCGTGTCACGTGTGGGTTGTCGCCTGCTTGTATGTCAAGTAGTGGATttctgtaataattataatatacaataataacagagcGCAAAAAGGTTGCAGACCTATCCCGTTGAAGTTCGGAGGAAAAGGGAAAGCATTGGCGCATGTCGTTCCACAAGGATGCTAATGATACGCTCAAGTGAATGAATTATGAATATGTGAAATTGTCCATAATGATTCGTTGTTGACACGGCGAGTGATCCATGAAAAATAACAGTATTTCGTATCCAATAGCAGAAACTGCTGAGAAACAAGTAGGTCTCAAAATCACGCTTAGTTAATGGATATTGTTGTACTAAAATTCTAACGTATTTAATAATCGTTTGCCACATTGAAGTCTTCAAACGAAGGGAAAAATTATACTATGTGGAAAAGAAAAaagtacttttttaatttttctaggTAAATGTAATTCAATTTTAGATCTCATTTTTCGTGTTCACATTCctctcatttattattttatcttcatACTTTCCATCCTCGTTCTTCTCATTCATATGATTCTCATTCTCGTAGTTATTTATATGATTTTCATCGTTCTTCTCATTTGTATGATTCTCATTCTCGTTCTTATTTGTATGATTCTCATTCCCGTTCTTTTTATTTGTATGATTCTCATTCCCGTTCTTTTTATTTGTATGATTCTCATTCTCGTTCTTTTTATTTGTATGATTCTCATTCTCGTTCTTCTCATTATTATGATTCTCATTCTCGTACTCATTTGTATGATTCTCATTCTCGTTCTTTTCACTTGTATGATTCTCATTCTcgttcttttcatttttatgattCTCATTCTCGTTCTTCTCATGTGTATGATTCTCATTCTCGTACGCATTTGTATGATTCTCATCATCGTTCTTCCCATTTGTATGATTCTCATTCCCGTTCTTTTTATTTGTATGATTCTCATTCTCGTTCTTTTCATTTGTATGATTCTCGTTCTTTTCATTTGTATGATTGTCATTCTCGTGCTTTTCATTTTTATGATTCTCATTCTCGTTCTTTTCATTTGTATGATTCTCATTCTCGTTCTTTTCATTTGTATGATTGTCATTCTCGTGCTTTTCATTTTTATGATTCTCATTCTCGTTCTTTTCATTTGTATGATTCTCATTCTCGTTCTTTTCATTTGTATGATTCTCATTCTCGTGCTTTTCATTTGTATGATTGTCATTCTCGTGCTTTTCATTTTTATGATTCTCATTCTCGTTCTTTTCATTTGTATGATTCTCATTCTCGTGCTTTTCATTTTTATGAGTCTCATTCTCGTTCTTTTCATTTGTATTATTCTCATTCTCGTTCTTTCCATTTGCATTATTCTCATTCTCGTTCTTTCCATTTGCATTATTCTCATTCTcgttcttttcatttttatgattCTCATTCTCATGCTTTTCATTTGAATGATTCTCATTCCCGTTCTTTTTATTTGTATGATTCTCATTCTCGTTCTTTTCATTTGTATTATTCTCATTCTCGTTCTTTCCATTTGCATTATTCTCATTCTCGTTCTTTCCATTTGCATTATTCTCATTCTcgttcttttcatttttatgattCTCATTCTCATGCTTTTCATTTGAATGATTCTCATTCCCGTTCTTTTTATTTGTATGATTCTCATTCTCGTTCTTTTCATTTGTATGATTCTCATTCTCGTGCTTTTCATTTTTATGATTCTCATTCTCGTTCTTTTCATTTGTATGATTCTCATTCTCAttcttttgtatgtatgtatttatttacactgcaagtgggcaagcacccggtggcagtggtatatacaatattaacaatacacaataaaatgataaccaatacacaataaaatttacaatacacaatacaaacctaattttacaatacaacctacataaatatctataggtcctacataagtttcaatagtctttcactttactctcatctcattccctgtagtggcactatgacgcatttcactgacactttagcacacatttcactgacactctgtaacacatttcactgacactatagaacacatttcattgacgctataaattatcactgatcggaactgttcactgcattgtaaaaccataacttcactgactcacctcgcttcactgatacaacagtttcATTTGTATGATTCTCATTCTCGTACTCATTTGTGTGATTCTCATTCTCGATCTTTTCATTTGTATGATTCTCATTCTCGTTCTCACGTGTATGATACTCATTCTCTTTCGTTAgatgtatatgaattattttctgttTTGGTAATTAAATCATGCAAAACtgaataaaggtaaaaaaaaaatataattcggtatggttaaaatattatcttcattTAATACAGATATTTATGAAAGATGGCGTCAGGATGTCGTTCATTAGTATACTTATCTATAAGTTTGTAAAATAAGACTATCGATTTAAAAGTTATAGCCTAAAGGGACCCTAAAATACTAACGTATTAAGTCTACTCTCCTTTTTAAGAGAAAATAATACacgaatttgtttaatattgtcaGTAATCGGTAAATTTTATGAAATGCAATATGAAAAAATTTTGATCTTCGGAAAAAGTTTTGTACTGGCAATTTCTAATAGTAATTCATAGGATCTGAGAACTATGCGTTACCTTAATATGAGACTCTGTGAGGGAAATcactacctgaaagccgtatgatgataataaatatgaaatatatgaaatatgagaCTCGCATATGGACCTTAAGACCCGAATTTCTGATGCTcatagtaagaaaataaatatgttttgttGCTGTGGTTTCAGGCCTCACTATTGCAATCTGACATCATCTCATAATACACAATCGTTATACTGAACGATCTCATTTAAATACCTGAATTAAACGACACTAATATTGTACGGTAATAAAAACATGCACTCATCAGCACATTCTTGTTTCAGGAATGCGACAGCAGATGTGAGCAAGAACAAGTGGAAGGTAAGCACCGTAATCTTTTCTTCTTTCGAGCTCCTTAAGTGTACATACAATTGAGTGTTACAATGATGTCTTTGTTTGTTTTATATCTGGTTCAGTGCGACATATATGAGATATACACTAATTCCACAATAATTTTGACATTATCGGGTATACAAGAAAACtcacacaaatattatttttcttttgtcgTTGTTGAGAAAACCGTACACTTGAAGTTTCTAATTGTTGTAGGTgttgcatataatatttcattgagagCAAGCATATCGCGAATATTGGAAATGTTGGCTTGTTTCCCAGTATCCAATAAGGATTGTCTAGAAATTCGTGCGGCTGGTTTGAGAAAGTTCCTCGAAGATGTCCAAATTGGGAGCAGAAGTCGATATATGGCCTCACGGCTTGATCAATATCTTTCACCTCTCCATTTTAAGATCACCCACAAAAATAAGGAAGGAACAACGACGGTCAGTGGACCTCGTAACAGCTTTCCGATATGGACTGAACGCCATTCCTCGTTTATTGCAATGCCAACATATTCGTCCATCACTATGTTAACGATCTATTCGAGTTTAAACACGAATATATTCAGCCTTGATCAGGATAGCTTTGCCAGAGAAGGGTAATGTCAGAATTGGATCCAAaatattttgatgatgatgatgatgatgatgatgatgatgatgacgacgatgatgattccAATAAGATTACTAAACTCGTTTGTTACACAACTGTTTTAttcagggttgtttccgatctctgataacgaatatgaatgatatcatgtgcgtcaggagtcacacgacagctgaactgtggcgtgaggtgacagatcagtagtgagtgatctcatagtcagagtgcacggcgactcacagcaggaattcccaagaaaatcgagcctttttgggaggagtacataacaaccttttccgatgccaagtacagttaagtgaaaataaaagaagcctgcaataaacgaagtttccttatttccaagaaaggcatcttctgtgtacttaataagattggtaaagcgcgaatggaattaatttgtatcatctcgtggggtacggcgacttgtgacggggagtGGATTTGcctgctttttccactctggaattaatcccatccgagctttgccagtcttattaggtacacacaagatgcctttcttggaaataatgaaactacgttttttgcaggcttctatgattttacgtaactatacttggcatcggaaagggttgttatgtacccctcccaaaaagtctcgattttcttgggcattgctactgtgatacaccgtgcactctgattatgaaatcactcactactggtctgtcacctctcgcctcaattcagctgtcgtgtcggtgtgattcctgacgcacatggcgtcattcaaattcgttatcagagatcggaaacaaaccTGTATATGACCAAAATACATCACAATTTCATAGTGTTAATGTTACAGAATTTCGATGATATTCGGTTAAAGGgggttgtcattttttgtgcaaatggaattttgttccctaggtgaacacacaagttaaattctacgaGTGCGTGTatgtaaaaaaagcaaaaaatagtaacatttgatgtgttttgtgtagaaaattatttgtaataaaggttcgaagtttaattttcatttatctcaaaattcatttttatgacttatcttccTCTACGCAAACACCATCGATTTTATCCAGAGAATGTAACAGCATTGTGAATACTTTGATTAATCTGTCATAATTCATTGATTTACTTTGTGTGACCATAATTTCCGTTGCTTTAAGAACAATAACTTGGAAAAATAGATGAGATAAGATCCCAACATAAGTTCAGAGAATGAATACAGCGAGTCTGAAGTCTAGATGGATAGATTAGGACAAAGAAATTTCGACACAAAGCACAGGTTCCGTAATCAAAACAAGTAACACCAAAATGCATGTCAGCTGATGttacttttgtttctttttaacggAATAACTCGCAATTCTGATGTTCGTCCTGACATACCGTAGTGAAGAAAGTGAATAATTTAATGTTCAATTGACTCTATCAAAGCCAAAGTACGCTACGATTCATCAGAATATGAATGATCGTAAAACATGAATTACTTTCTGTAAATcgcatttatttaaaatatttattgcagTCGTGGTCACGTTTACTATTGCTGGAAATGTAAGCGAAGAAATCTGGAGCATTGAACTCACGTCTGAAACTTCATTGAGCATTGAAACGTTTTTCAATTAAGAACAAATGTAACTGCATTATTGACGATAATGAGAGCGAGCTATTAAGTTGCTTAATATGAGAGAGGCAGAGTTTATTCTAACAGATAAGCAATAAATTAGGGAATCTGGTTGTGTttcaaacatttttctaagaaaagCCTTCATAGAACAAAATGTTTgctatgaaattataaaaattagtcttctttcttttcctcatCCTCCTcatcttcacttcttttcttctctaCAGTGATTTACTACTACTTTAGCCATTTTTTTTAACTCAGCAGGGCGTTCACTTACAACGATCACGGACAcaagttcaaatctcggcgatggTGGAGTTGTATTGGAATGGTTTGTTTCTAAAACCTGCTATTTCATTTTCAGTTGTTTTTACAGGAAGGAGAAAAATTGCTGGCTTTGAAATATACgaaccaattttaaaaataagtgtttattcTTATCTTACAGATATATCGTTCTATGCTAGAATGTATTAGAATACTTCATACTTTACCAAAAAtttctatattaaaatataaggtaataaaatgtaatataatgtaagtacTGTCCCAAATTTCAcaagaggatccctgcgaggggagtatggtccttgcggggtaagaggagagcgTAAGCCAGtgactcagcgttcttgaagtagcaggtggatgggggtgatgtcattggccggctgggacaaaaaaggctcagtcaatggccagCCGGTTCCatgtcggggataggttataagagtgggggaaaaactcgcattccttgctcgcatcttctcgtgaaatgcggacattAATTAGTATAAGAAAGGTGGTTTTTGGAAAATAAATCCtaattttaaatgtcatttttcagTCACAAATAAgagaaatttgcaaaaaaaaaaaaaaaattcagcactgtattcagatattaaaatatatgtttattatgttattgggTGAAAATCGGTTTTTGAGCAAAATGCCAGGTTTTGGAAACCTTTAAAACGTTGGGAATGAAGCCAAGGTTATGAAGGTTTTCCTCGGGATTATTCCGTTTTCCCTTGTTATTCCACCAACACTCGCCACAATTCCCCTTCCATTATCATTTCCGTCTGCAAAAAATTGGCTATCACTTGCTTTTGCGTGACGCTGAATCGATCGTCCGCCATAGTGGGTGTTCCTTGCGGTTCGTCCACAGATTAATTAATACTGTAGAAGGTAGAGGTTGTGGATTCTAGACGATTAATATAAGTGCATCAAAGGCACTCTAGTATCTCACCCCGTGAGGGGAAAATGACAACTGACGTTGTCtaatattgttactgctactattactactaggactattactgctactatttctaatagatctattttttttattttagtaggttattttacgacgctgtatcaacacctcaggttatttagcgtctgaatgaaatgaaggtgataatgccggtgatatgagtccgggatccagcacctaaagttacccagcatttgctcatatcgggttgagggaaaaccccggaaaaaacctcaaccagataacttgtcccgaccgggaatccaacctgggccacctggtttcgcggccagacgcgctagccgttactccacctAATAGatctactactactcctgctactattattacattattactgctacttctgctgTTATTACTAGAACTACAACTATTAGGCACGACTACAACTACTGTTATACTAGTGACAGATTACAGTCATTAATCGCGATCGGGGTTGAAGTGTATCACCGTCCAGATCGTGATCAGGAgcttaatcctgtttccagaactagataatcgcgctgagacactgcccagtggacgaaagtagcATTTTAGGTAATCTTAGTTTCGAATCATCCTGACTTATATTATTTACGAAGTCGTGATAGCTGTGggattttgttaccccttccatcgtattatatgaaagagaaacgaaaatgaatggctagaaaattaatttggctactattagacatattggagaaatttaatgcagatgtgagaaaaataaaaaagaaatatattaacaaatggcagacgaattattcatatatggAGGACAATAGAAGtgtgctgaaagatgtttcatttcaataaataatggattacaaattgGAACTGATTTCTTTGTCAGATTTTTAATTTCAATCTCCATTACGACGATATCGTTGAGGTTAGGgatcatttcatataattactcaaaaaccctgggtgatagaaaatttttgaaaacagatttgaaatcagcacgaaaaatgctataaaaatcagccattctttatcttttaacaagaaATATGATTAATTTTGTTGCCCAgtaaataaatgttcaaaatgtttgaCAGTTCGTGAAGATGAAACTGTATGATAAACTGACGGTACCATCGGAACAGACTATCCCACTGTGAGACTGAAGGGCGGACGGGTCAGATATCTCACGTTCTGTGTGGCAGACGGGAACACATTGTGCCATTGTATGGAAGCCAAAGATGTAAGGGCTACAGGTCAGCAGGATGCCGACGTCAGCAGCAGTCTTCTTTGTTTTCCACGATGGGATATACGCGTCGACCCAGACCAACTTAATGATTTCAGTATTCACTGTCATGCTTCGAACGTAAATATCCTTAGAGATTGTTCAGAAAACCGCTATGTTAGCTAGCACATCAATAATCACGAGCGTAGAGTAAATCGTGGGGCTGCCTGCACACATACGAGCGACCCAGAATTACCGCGGAAATGGAAAAGTGGATTTAGCATGGCACTTACAGAGGCTATTACGGGGAGGCGAAGGAAATTTATGGCTTTACGACAATAGAATTCACAAGAATAAAGATAGTGAACCGAAGTCGTAATCCAAACGTAATCGATAAGGCACATTCCCTCCAGCTGCTATTCATGAAGCTGTTAAAATCCCACGACTAAGATCCATTCGATATCAAAAAGACGTAAGGTTCATATTTGAGatcaaatatacagagtgttaaaaaagagtatccaatattttaggaggtgctagtatgcatcaaaacaagaaaaaaatgtctaataaacatgggtcctacaacacatactttctgagatctgaacacttgttcataggaggtgctcaaagtgacgtccattcatggcaatgcattcctctgcccttcggcgtaaggaatcacgcactctttgaaattgacctgcttgttgttgataaggaaaagtctaggggatttagatttgaggaacgagcaggccaagatgtggggcctccccaatcaatccagcggttctgaaatgtcagcgtcaggtgttcgcgctcattgcggaaaaaaatgtgctggtgtgccatcatgcatgaactacatctgtagtctttgctgacatggcacatactccagcaaggtaggcaataataaagtcctgataacgagccccagttaatttctggtagcacgtatggcccttaatctctcaccaagaacgcctgcccatacgttgattgagaatcggtgctcatgccttgtttcttcaagtgcatgggaattttcaccagcccacacatgctgattacgaaaattcacaacaccatctctgctgaaccctgttcatatccgcaaccaaacacttcttttcagtattccttgcgacgtatcagtattccatgccaggggtgtcaacggTGGCATGATTATCTgttagcctgctgtattgtagggtataaaaatgcattgccataaatagacgtcacattgagcacctcctatgaacaagtgttcagatatcacaaagtatgtgttgtaggacccatgtttattagacatttctttttgtttttatgcATTCTATCACctactaaaatattggatacttttttaacaccctgtataaagaagaGATTTCTGGATGTCTTCTTTGCAGCAAATTCCAGGAGTCATGCTGTATGTAGCATCACGATTCTCATCAAGGAAATAACAATTTCATAATCGGCATGTATAGTTCAACAGACGTTAATACAatacacagagtggaagtgatgtA includes the following:
- the LOC138691389 gene encoding GATA zinc finger domain-containing protein 14-like, which gives rise to MTVNTEIIKLVWVDAYIPSWKTKKTAADVGILLTCSPYIFGFHTMAQCVPVCHTEREISDPSALQSHSGIVCSDGTNENENHTNEKNENENHKNEKHENENHTNEKNENENHTNKKNGNENHSNEKHENENHKNEKNENENNANGKNENENNANGKNENENNTNEKNENENHTNKKNGNENHSNEKHENENHKNEKNENENNANGKNENENNANGKNENENNTNEKNENETHKNEKHENENHTNEKNENENHKNEKHENDNHTNEKHENENHTNEKNENENHTNEKNENENHKNEKHENDNHTNEKNENENHTNEKNENENHKNEKHENDNHTNEKNENHTNEKNENENHTNKKNGNENHTNGKNDDENHTNAYENENHTHEKNENENHKNEKNENENHTSEKNENENHTNEYENENHNNEKNENENHTNKKNENENHTNKKNGNENHTNKKNGNENHTNKNENENHTNEKNDENHINNYENENHMNEKNEDGKYEDKIINERNVNTKNEI